The following is a genomic window from Pseudothermotoga thermarum DSM 5069.
TTAATACCCGTCGAACACGACGAATTTTTCGCGTTTGCAGTACCACAGTTTGTCGATCCATCCAGCAGGAAAGTTAGAATTTATTTTAGATCCAGTAAAACTTTGAGAAATGTCAAAATAAAGGTGATAGGGACGAAAGAACCGGTCGAAAAAAGTTTTGCGTTCTTAAGACCCCAGCAGACGGAATATTTTGACCTAGAAATCAACGAAGATGTAAAACATTTAACGTTGAAAATCACAGAATTTGAAGAGGAAAAACAGGTGAAAGAAGGATCAAGGAAAATCATATGTAGCGTTTGTCCAAAAGGTTGTGAAGTTTTGGTGATGAAAGAAGGCCACGATTACAAATTGGAAGGATATAAATGTCAACGGGGGTACGATTTTGTTTTGAAAAATCTGTTTGATCCACACCAAGTTTTGTGCACAACTGTTAGGACAATTTACAGTGAACAACCGCTTTTACCTGTGAAAACGGATAGACCAGTTACAGTCAAAGACTTTCAAGGGATAATGGAAGTGGTTAGGAAAATCGTGGTGAAAAATAAAGTTGACGTCGGAGAGGTTATATGTGAAAACATTGCCGGAACTGGTGCAAATCTTGTCTCAACTTACTTTTTGGATTTGGGAGGCGGGGGATATGGGGAAAGAAACTGTATTAGCCATCGACTGTGGAACTCAAAGTCTTAGGGTGATGCTTTTCGACTCAAACGGTAGATTGGTTGATCTTCACAAACACACCTACGCGGAACCTTACTTTTCCCCAAAACCAGGATGGGCAGAGCAGGATCTATCGGTTTACGTCAAAGCTTTGCAAGAAGGTTGCAAGGTAGTAAGTGAAAGATCACCTCAAGCTTGGAAAAACGTTCAAGCGGTTGTAGTTACCACTCAAAGGGACACTTGCGTTTGTGTTGACAAAGAGGGAAATCCTTTAAGACCAGCCATACTTTGGTTAGATCAAAGAATGGCAAGGTATGATGCAAAACTTCCTTGGTATTACCAACTTGGATTCAAAATCGTCGGTATGGACAAGGCAGCGAAGATTTCTTTCAAAAAATGCAAAGCCAACTGGTTGAGACAGAACGAACCAGAAATTTGGAAAAAGACAGAGAAATTTCTTTTGCTTTCCGGATGGTTTCATTACCTTTTGACAAAAAAGTACGTTGACAGCATTGCAAACCAAATCGGACACATTCCTTTCGATTACAAAAGACACACTTGGGCAGATCCAAGAGATTTTCATTCCTATCTTTTTCCAATAGAAAGGGAAAAACTGCCAGAACTTGTTCAACCCGGAACGATTTTTGGCAACATAACAAAGGAGGCATCAAACTTAACGGGAATAAAAGAAGGTACACCGGTTGTGGCAGCTGGTTCTGACAAAGGATGCGAAACTTTGGCGGCAGGTTGTCTTGAAGAATCAATGGGCTGTGCTAGCCTTGGAACAACTTTAACCATTCAGATCACAACCAAAAGGTACATGGAACCTATAAAATTCATGCCACCGTATCCAGCAGTTGTACCAAAACACTACAACCCAGAAGTTGAAATTTTCAGAGGCTTTTGGATGATCACTTGGTTTAAAAAAGAGTTTGCGCTTTACGAAGAAGCTTTGGCTCAAAAAAATGGTCTTTCAACCGAAGATCTTCTTGAGCATCAAGCAATTTTGCAAACTTGTCCTGGTTCTGTTGGGCTAATAGTTCAACCCTACTGGGGAGCAGGTTTGAAAATGCCAGAGGCAAGGGGAGCAATTATAGGCTTTGGTCAAATGCACAACAAAGCGTACTTGTACAGGGCAATAATAGAAGGTCTATCGTACGCCTTGAGGGATGGAATAGAAAAGATCGAAAAGGTATCAAAAGTGAAGATGAAAAAAATCGTCGTCACAGGCGGGGCATCAAAATCGGAATTTGTCTGCCAAACGATTGCTGATGTCACTGGAAGGCAGGTTTTAAGAATGGAAACGCAGGAAGCAGCAGGTCTTGGAGCTTCAATGGTTGGTTTTTATGGCTTAAGGTATTTCTCAATTTTCGAAGAAGCAGTGAAAAACATGAGCAGGTACGAAAAAGCCTTTGAACCCAACCTGGAGAATACAAAGGTCTACCAAGAGCTTTACGAAAAAGTCTACAAAGCTTTGTATCCAAAACTTCGTCCGCTTTATAAAAGACTTCAAAGAATAACAGGCTATCCAGAGTGCTGAGGAGGGGACCATCATGGGGTTTGTTCCAAAATGGGTTGAACAAGTTGCACCACCTGACTCGTACAGAGCAATTTTCAAGTGGGGTGATCCGAGCTTTTTCAAACATCCAAACGAAAGGTTATATGCGCTTTTGAAAAAAGCTTTGAACTTGATGGATGAAGATTTCTTGCAGCCTGTTGACCTTGGATTTGAAAAGGTTGAGGTGAATATACCTATAAAGCTTTCAAAAAACCAACTTGAAAAACTCAAACAAATTGTGGGAGAGGAGAATGTAAAAACAGATGACTTTTCACGCGTTAAAGCAAGCTACGGCAAAACGGCTTATGATATTTTAAGACTTCGGAAGAAGATAATAGAAAACCTTCCAGATGCAGTTGTTTACCCGCGAAACGAAAGAGACGTAGTTGAACTTGTGAAATATTGCAACGAGGAGAAGATACCAATATATCCACGTGGGGGAGGTTCAACAGTTACACGTGGCACAGAGTGTGTGAAAGGTGGTATATGTGTTGATTTCACAAAACATATGAACAAAATCATCTCCGTAAATGAGGTGAACCACACCGTTACGGTGGAACCTGGAATATACGGACCTGAGCTTGAAGAAAAGTTGAACAACGCTCCTAAATACTTTGGCACAAAGCACAGATATACCTGTGGTCATCTGCCACAATCGTTCGAGTATTCAACGGTTGGCGGTTGGGTTGTGACAAGAGGAGCAGGGCAAAATTCAACGTACTACGGCAAAATAGAAGATCTAGTTGTCTGCCAAAAGTATATAACTCCCATAGGAGAAATAGTAACCAAGCCGTATCCACGTGCAGCACTTGGTCCATCGATCGACCAAATTTTCATAGGAAGCGAAGGTGCTTACGGTCTTTTGGTATCAGTTACGCTGAAAATCTTCAGGTACATGCCAGAAAACGATCAAAGGTTTAGCTTCATCTTTCCAAGTTTTGAGAAAGCTTTAAACGCATGCAGAGAGATAATGCAAGGTCAATTTGGCTTCCCAGCGGTGATGCGTCTTTCAGATCCTGAGGAAACCGATGTTGCAATGAAATTGTACGGTGTGGAAGGAACTATCATAGACAAATTGATTCGAATGAAAGGTTATAAGCCGATGGAACGTTGCTTACTTTTGGGTTTAGCGCAAGGTGAAAAGGATTTTGCAAAAAACATCAAAAGGAAAATAATGAAGATTGCAAAAGATTTTGGTGGAATGTACACCACAGGTTATGTCACAAAAGCTTGGGAAAAGGGTAGGTTTACCGATCCATACATCAGAGATGATCTAATGGACTTTGGAATAGTCATAGATACGCTTGAGTGTGCCGTAGCTTGGGATCAAGTTGAATATGTTTGGAAAACGGTTAGAAGTTTTTGCAAACAAAGGCCAAACACGATTGTCATGAGCCATTGTTCTCACTTTTATCCACAGGGTACTAACTTGTATTTCATTTTCGTTGGGAAATTCAAGGACATACAGGAATTTGTTGAGTACCAAAGCGGAATAATTGATAGTATAGTAAAATCAGGAGCGGCGTTGAGCCATCACCACGGTATAGGAAAACTGTTTGCACCATGGTTTGAAGAGTGTATTGGAACAAATCAACTTAACGTTATGAAATGCTTGAAAAAGTACTTCGATCCTAACAACATAATGAACCCTGGAGGAACGTTGGGGTTGGATTTAGAGGTGAAAAAGTAAATGCTTGATAGAAACAGCCCTATTCCGCTTTACGTGCAACTCAGAGAGTTGATAAAAGAAAAGATTTTGAAAGGTGAATGGAAAGAGGGAGAAAAGATACCTGGAGAATACGATCTGATGGAGCAATATCAAGTGAGTAGAGCAACGGTTAGAGAAGCCATTGAAGGACTCATCAAAGAAGGGTTGCTTGTTCGCAAGCATGGGTATGGAACTTTCGTGAGAAAACTAAGACCTTCCCTGGGCTTTGAACCCCTGATAAGCCTTTCCTATGCACTTGAGACTTTTGGGATGGTTTCGCACAACGTTGTTTTGGAATGCGGTTTTATTTCTCCAAACCAAGAACTGTTAAAACAGGCAAAATGGAAAGATCTTGAAAAAGTTTATTTTGTGAAAAGATTGAGGTTTGTGGACGATATTCCCATAGCAGTGGAAAGTTCTTATTTTTTACCTGAAATTGGTCAGTTACTTTATCACAGAAATCTTCAAGGCTCCATAGCAAAGATACTCATCGAGGAAGTTCAACTTGAAGTCAAAAAAGTCGAACAGGTTCTTTTGCCAAGATTGGCAACAGATGAAGAAAGGAAATTGATGAATTTACCTACCACAACACAAGTTATCGAGATGCAAAGATGGATTTATGCTGAGGGGTTTAACAAAGTGGTTTATTATCTCAATCTTTCGATGCGCGACGATTTATCCCAGCTTAAAAGATGAACGCTATTTTAAAGCGCATGACTGTATTGGGTATTTCATTAATATATCTTTGTCATATGGTATAATCTTTTAGAAAGTCTTAAATTTTGGGGTGAAGAAACATGCATCACATGTACAGCGAAATACAAGAGCAATC
Proteins encoded in this region:
- a CDS encoding FGGY-family carbohydrate kinase; this translates as MGKETVLAIDCGTQSLRVMLFDSNGRLVDLHKHTYAEPYFSPKPGWAEQDLSVYVKALQEGCKVVSERSPQAWKNVQAVVVTTQRDTCVCVDKEGNPLRPAILWLDQRMARYDAKLPWYYQLGFKIVGMDKAAKISFKKCKANWLRQNEPEIWKKTEKFLLLSGWFHYLLTKKYVDSIANQIGHIPFDYKRHTWADPRDFHSYLFPIEREKLPELVQPGTIFGNITKEASNLTGIKEGTPVVAAGSDKGCETLAAGCLEESMGCASLGTTLTIQITTKRYMEPIKFMPPYPAVVPKHYNPEVEIFRGFWMITWFKKEFALYEEALAQKNGLSTEDLLEHQAILQTCPGSVGLIVQPYWGAGLKMPEARGAIIGFGQMHNKAYLYRAIIEGLSYALRDGIEKIEKVSKVKMKKIVVTGGASKSEFVCQTIADVTGRQVLRMETQEAAGLGASMVGFYGLRYFSIFEEAVKNMSRYEKAFEPNLENTKVYQELYEKVYKALYPKLRPLYKRLQRITGYPEC
- a CDS encoding FAD-binding oxidoreductase; translation: MGFVPKWVEQVAPPDSYRAIFKWGDPSFFKHPNERLYALLKKALNLMDEDFLQPVDLGFEKVEVNIPIKLSKNQLEKLKQIVGEENVKTDDFSRVKASYGKTAYDILRLRKKIIENLPDAVVYPRNERDVVELVKYCNEEKIPIYPRGGGSTVTRGTECVKGGICVDFTKHMNKIISVNEVNHTVTVEPGIYGPELEEKLNNAPKYFGTKHRYTCGHLPQSFEYSTVGGWVVTRGAGQNSTYYGKIEDLVVCQKYITPIGEIVTKPYPRAALGPSIDQIFIGSEGAYGLLVSVTLKIFRYMPENDQRFSFIFPSFEKALNACREIMQGQFGFPAVMRLSDPEETDVAMKLYGVEGTIIDKLIRMKGYKPMERCLLLGLAQGEKDFAKNIKRKIMKIAKDFGGMYTTGYVTKAWEKGRFTDPYIRDDLMDFGIVIDTLECAVAWDQVEYVWKTVRSFCKQRPNTIVMSHCSHFYPQGTNLYFIFVGKFKDIQEFVEYQSGIIDSIVKSGAALSHHHGIGKLFAPWFEECIGTNQLNVMKCLKKYFDPNNIMNPGGTLGLDLEVKK
- a CDS encoding GntR family transcriptional regulator; this translates as MLDRNSPIPLYVQLRELIKEKILKGEWKEGEKIPGEYDLMEQYQVSRATVREAIEGLIKEGLLVRKHGYGTFVRKLRPSLGFEPLISLSYALETFGMVSHNVVLECGFISPNQELLKQAKWKDLEKVYFVKRLRFVDDIPIAVESSYFLPEIGQLLYHRNLQGSIAKILIEEVQLEVKKVEQVLLPRLATDEERKLMNLPTTTQVIEMQRWIYAEGFNKVVYYLNLSMRDDLSQLKR